A single genomic interval of Zobellia nedashkovskayae harbors:
- the rodA gene encoding rod shape-determining protein RodA — translation MTGKSVLKRLDWLTVLFYVLLLTIGWVNIYSSTFSESDSSIFDFGTLHGKQLFFILTSFASIVILLALEANFYERFSSVLYIISMVLLLGLFVFGKTIAGATSWYDLGFFNLQPSELAKVATALALAKYLSDIQTDIKRNKDQLYAFLIILIPAILIIPQPDPGSALVFFSLSFVIFREGLPIYYLGIAFFAIMVFVTTLMFGTIWITISIALILIIFFLLKKKKFRVPVIPTAIAVVLTILFSLSVDFVFNNVFEQRHRDRFSLWLRLEKDPAKLDYIRKTIGYNTYQSEKAIESGGFFGKGFLEGTRTKGDFVPEQHTDYIFSTVGEEWGFLGTATVVLLFTFLLLRLVYLSERQKTGFARMYGYGVISILLVHYFINIGMVIGVLPTIGIPLPFFSYGGSGLLFFTALLFIFLKLDANRLKEGI, via the coding sequence ATGACCGGCAAAAGTGTCCTCAAACGTCTTGATTGGCTTACTGTTTTATTCTACGTCCTCTTATTAACTATTGGGTGGGTAAACATCTATTCAAGTACCTTTTCCGAAAGCGATTCTTCCATATTCGATTTTGGGACGTTACACGGCAAACAGCTTTTCTTTATCCTTACCAGCTTTGCATCAATTGTAATACTATTGGCTCTGGAGGCTAACTTTTACGAACGCTTCTCTAGTGTACTCTACATCATATCCATGGTACTGCTACTGGGTCTGTTTGTTTTTGGTAAAACTATTGCAGGTGCTACTTCATGGTACGACTTGGGGTTTTTCAACCTACAACCTTCTGAACTTGCCAAAGTGGCAACAGCCTTGGCATTAGCAAAGTATCTAAGTGATATCCAAACAGATATAAAACGAAATAAAGATCAGCTGTACGCTTTCTTGATTATATTAATACCGGCTATATTAATTATACCACAACCGGATCCGGGTAGTGCGCTGGTTTTCTTCTCCTTAAGTTTTGTGATTTTTAGAGAAGGACTTCCTATTTATTATCTGGGCATAGCCTTTTTCGCTATCATGGTTTTTGTAACTACGTTGATGTTCGGTACTATTTGGATTACAATCAGTATTGCATTAATCTTGATAATTTTCTTTCTTCTAAAAAAGAAAAAATTCCGTGTCCCAGTCATTCCCACTGCAATAGCTGTGGTTCTGACCATTTTATTTTCGCTTTCTGTTGATTTTGTTTTCAACAATGTTTTTGAGCAACGTCACCGAGATCGTTTCAGTCTCTGGTTACGATTAGAGAAAGACCCTGCCAAATTAGATTACATTAGAAAAACTATAGGCTACAACACCTATCAATCGGAAAAAGCTATTGAATCTGGTGGTTTCTTTGGAAAAGGCTTTTTGGAAGGGACCCGAACCAAAGGTGATTTTGTACCCGAGCAACATACGGATTATATTTTTAGTACCGTTGGTGAAGAATGGGGCTTTTTAGGAACCGCAACGGTTGTCTTACTTTTTACTTTTTTATTATTGCGACTGGTCTATCTTTCGGAACGTCAAAAAACAGGATTTGCCCGTATGTACGGTTATGGTGTTATTTCCATACTGCTTGTCCACTACTTTATAAACATTGGTATGGTAATAGGCGTGCTGCCAACAATTGGTATTCCCCTACCCTTCTTTAGTTATGGTGGATCAGGACTCCTATTCTTTACGGCTTTACTATTTATTTTCTTGAAGTTAGATGCAAACCGATTAAAGGAAGGTATTTAA
- a CDS encoding peptidoglycan D,D-transpeptidase FtsI family protein, which yields MKKLLLSSIIVIIGITFLGRLSYLQIFSFSPDQVLEDPAIKRVYDYPERGYIYDRNGKLLVGNDPAYDVMVIPREVRELDTLELCGLLKIDKEKFKKELRKARIYSPRLPSVFVPQLSKEDYAMLQEKMRHYAGFYIQKRSLRYYDTNSGANVLGYISEVNERDLTKNPYYVQGELTGRTGVEKVYEDILRGRKGVQYIQKDRFNRDIGPYKNGTLDTLPEQGFEINITIDKELQEYGERLMVGKWGGIVAIEPATGEILSMISGPTYDPSLLVGRKRSANYSKLHYDSISKPTFDRSISFEKSPGSPFKTINALIALQEGAITPSTTFTCHHGFFIGRHKKGCHCGGGTRNLNNGIYLSCNAYFVGAYKKIFEQFPSNSEAMDAWEKHVKSFGLGSYLGSDLYTGRPGSVPSTDLYNKWYGVGDKRWSATTTYSNAIGQGEVNVTPIQLANMTAAIANRGYFFTPHVLKKVDGKKIDIPDFVEPKYTTIDKRHFEPVIQGMADVYHKGTARYVQIPDIEIAGKTGTVENYVKIDSVRTQLTDNSVFVAFAPVENPKIAIAVYIQNGYYGSRYAGHIASLMIEKYIKREITRTDLEKRMLERTLEHEYAKPYSGKEFKINEYDWSKHSSVYKAQNQSEE from the coding sequence ATGAAAAAGCTGTTATTATCATCCATTATTGTAATCATTGGCATTACGTTTCTCGGCAGACTCTCTTATCTGCAGATATTCAGCTTTTCGCCAGACCAAGTATTGGAAGACCCCGCTATAAAAAGGGTTTATGATTATCCTGAGCGTGGTTATATATATGATAGAAACGGAAAGCTTTTGGTTGGTAATGACCCAGCATATGATGTAATGGTTATTCCGCGTGAGGTTCGTGAATTAGATACTTTAGAGCTCTGTGGACTTCTTAAAATTGATAAGGAAAAATTTAAAAAAGAATTACGAAAAGCTAGAATATATTCCCCAAGGTTACCATCGGTTTTTGTGCCACAGCTCTCCAAAGAAGATTATGCAATGCTTCAGGAGAAAATGCGCCATTATGCTGGTTTCTATATTCAAAAACGCTCTTTACGTTACTATGACACTAATAGTGGCGCTAATGTTTTAGGCTATATTAGTGAAGTAAACGAAAGAGACTTAACCAAAAATCCGTACTATGTTCAAGGTGAACTTACCGGACGTACCGGAGTAGAAAAGGTATATGAAGATATTTTAAGAGGTAGAAAAGGTGTACAGTACATTCAAAAAGATCGTTTCAATAGAGATATTGGTCCTTATAAAAATGGAACTTTGGATACCTTACCTGAACAAGGTTTTGAAATCAATATAACAATTGATAAAGAGCTACAGGAATATGGAGAAAGGCTTATGGTCGGTAAATGGGGCGGCATTGTTGCTATTGAACCTGCTACGGGTGAAATATTATCTATGATTTCCGGCCCCACCTATGACCCATCTCTTTTAGTGGGGAGAAAAAGATCTGCTAATTACAGCAAATTACATTACGACTCTATTTCAAAACCAACGTTTGATAGATCTATTTCTTTTGAAAAAAGTCCAGGATCTCCCTTCAAAACAATTAACGCATTAATTGCATTACAAGAAGGAGCAATCACCCCATCAACAACATTTACATGCCACCACGGTTTTTTTATAGGAAGACATAAAAAAGGCTGCCATTGCGGAGGTGGAACAAGAAACCTGAATAATGGGATATACCTTTCGTGCAATGCCTATTTTGTTGGAGCTTATAAAAAAATATTCGAGCAATTTCCATCCAATAGTGAAGCAATGGACGCTTGGGAAAAACACGTCAAAAGTTTTGGCTTAGGCTCATATTTAGGCTCTGACCTTTATACAGGGAGGCCAGGTAGCGTTCCCAGTACTGATCTCTATAACAAATGGTACGGAGTGGGAGACAAAAGGTGGTCTGCCACCACTACATACTCTAATGCTATTGGCCAAGGAGAAGTAAATGTTACGCCAATTCAATTAGCAAACATGACAGCTGCAATTGCCAATAGAGGCTATTTCTTTACCCCTCATGTTCTTAAAAAAGTAGATGGTAAAAAAATTGATATCCCGGATTTTGTAGAGCCTAAATATACCACCATAGACAAAAGACATTTTGAACCTGTAATTCAGGGTATGGCGGATGTTTACCACAAAGGAACAGCTAGGTACGTACAGATTCCGGATATTGAAATTGCCGGAAAAACAGGTACAGTAGAAAACTACGTTAAAATAGATAGCGTTAGAACTCAGCTAACGGATAACTCAGTTTTTGTAGCCTTTGCCCCTGTAGAAAATCCAAAAATTGCCATTGCAGTATATATTCAAAACGGATATTATGGCTCTAGATATGCAGGCCATATCGCCTCTTTAATGATTGAAAAATACATAAAAAGAGAGATTACCCGTACAGACCTTGAAAAAAGGATGTTAGAGAGAACTTTGGAGCACGAATATGCCAAGCCTTATAGCGGTAAGGAATTTAAAATAAACGAATACGATTGGAGTAAGCATTCGAGCGTATATAAAGCTCAAAATCAATCAGAAGAATAG
- the mreC gene encoding rod shape-determining protein MreC, whose translation MQQIINFIIRYKNFLLYVFLMIVSLGFTIQSHSYHQSRFFNSSNWITGNILETSNEVSTYFGLDTENQKLMQENKNLRKLLFNRKELDTIVLDSVQLTYTITTGKVIKNSFADPRNYITIDQGSRDSVAPDMGVITSKGILGIIENTSKNFATVQSILNEKSNINAKIKNTDHFGSLVWDTKRYNVVQLVDIPRLVPLTIGDTIVTGGMSSIFPENIPIGTIRKFDLNTSQSFYTIDVALFNDMTNIKNVYIIDNSYREEILKLEKLTETNGQ comes from the coding sequence ATGCAGCAGATCATCAATTTTATCATACGATATAAGAATTTCCTTCTTTATGTCTTTTTGATGATTGTTTCCTTGGGCTTTACGATTCAATCGCATTCGTATCACCAGTCGCGTTTTTTCAATTCTTCCAATTGGATAACAGGTAATATTTTAGAAACCTCCAATGAAGTTTCAACATATTTTGGACTCGATACAGAGAATCAAAAACTTATGCAAGAGAATAAAAACTTGCGCAAGTTACTATTCAACAGAAAAGAATTGGACACCATAGTCTTAGACTCAGTTCAACTAACCTACACTATTACAACTGGTAAAGTCATTAAAAATAGTTTTGCAGATCCACGCAACTACATTACTATAGACCAAGGGAGTAGAGATAGCGTTGCACCGGATATGGGTGTTATTACCAGTAAGGGTATTTTAGGAATTATAGAAAATACTTCCAAAAATTTTGCCACCGTACAGTCTATTTTAAACGAGAAATCCAACATTAACGCCAAGATAAAAAACACCGATCATTTTGGTTCCTTGGTATGGGACACAAAAAGGTATAACGTAGTTCAATTGGTAGATATACCCAGGCTAGTACCACTTACGATTGGTGACACCATTGTAACCGGAGGCATGAGCAGTATTTTTCCCGAAAACATTCCTATTGGCACTATTAGAAAATTTGATCTCAACACCTCTCAAAGTTTTTACACTATAGATGTGGCACTTTTTAATGATATGACCAATATTAAGAACGTCTATATAATAGACAATTCTTATCGCGAAGAAATTTTAAAACTAGAAAAACTAACGGAGACAAATGGTCAGTAA
- a CDS encoding rod shape-determining protein, producing the protein MGFFDFLTEEIAIDLGTANTLIIHNDKVVVDSPSIVARDRISGKIIAVGKEANMMQGKTHENIKTIRPLKDGVIADFDASEKMINMFIKNIPALKKKWFPPALRMVICIPSGITEVEMRAVKESAERVNGKEVYLIHEPMAAAIGIGLDIMQPKGNMIVDIGGGTTEIAVIALGGIVCDKSVKIAGDVFTNDIIYYMRTQHNLYVGEATAESIKIEIGSATEDLQTPPDEKSVQGRDLLTGKPKQVQISYREIAKALDKSILRVEDAVMETLSQTPPELAADIYNTGIYLAGGGSMLRGLDRRLSQKTDLPVYIAEDPLRAVVRGTGIALKNLERYKSILIK; encoded by the coding sequence ATGGGATTTTTTGATTTCTTGACTGAGGAAATCGCCATCGATTTAGGTACGGCGAACACCCTAATCATACACAATGACAAGGTAGTTGTAGATAGTCCATCTATCGTAGCCCGAGATCGTATTTCTGGCAAAATCATCGCCGTTGGTAAAGAAGCCAACATGATGCAGGGTAAAACTCACGAAAATATTAAGACTATCCGTCCCTTAAAAGATGGGGTTATTGCAGATTTTGATGCATCTGAGAAGATGATTAATATGTTCATAAAGAACATTCCTGCTTTAAAGAAAAAATGGTTTCCACCTGCATTGCGCATGGTTATATGTATTCCTTCTGGTATTACAGAAGTAGAAATGCGTGCGGTAAAAGAATCCGCAGAACGTGTAAATGGTAAAGAAGTTTACTTAATTCACGAGCCAATGGCCGCAGCTATAGGTATTGGTCTAGACATCATGCAACCCAAAGGAAACATGATTGTTGACATAGGAGGTGGTACTACAGAAATTGCCGTAATAGCTTTAGGTGGTATTGTTTGCGATAAATCTGTTAAGATTGCAGGTGATGTTTTCACTAACGACATTATTTACTACATGCGTACTCAGCACAACCTATATGTAGGTGAAGCTACCGCAGAAAGCATAAAAATAGAAATAGGTTCTGCCACAGAAGATTTACAGACTCCACCAGATGAAAAATCTGTGCAAGGTCGTGATCTATTGACTGGTAAGCCTAAGCAAGTTCAGATTTCATATCGTGAAATTGCTAAAGCATTGGATAAATCTATACTTCGTGTAGAAGATGCCGTTATGGAGACACTTTCACAGACACCTCCAGAACTAGCTGCCGATATTTATAACACCGGTATTTACTTAGCCGGTGGTGGCTCTATGCTACGTGGACTTGACAGAAGGTTATCACAAAAAACAGACCTACCTGTATACATTGCCGAAGACCCGCTACGAGCAGTAGTTAGAGGTACAGGCATAGCACTTAAAAACTTAGAGCGCTACAAGAGTATCCTTATCAAATAA